Proteins encoded together in one Candidatus Margulisiibacteriota bacterium window:
- a CDS encoding type II toxin-antitoxin system Phd/YefM family antitoxin has protein sequence MKNKLKETTIPISEARADLPGIVGKVKKFHNHYFITRRGKTEAVIMSAEEFEGWGETLDILSNSAEMSALTRAEKQMKQGKGKSLNEIVEGK, from the coding sequence ATGAAAAACAAATTAAAAGAAACAACTATCCCCATCTCCGAGGCCAGGGCTGATTTGCCGGGGATTGTGGGAAAAGTCAAGAAGTTTCATAACCACTATTTTATTACCCGCCGGGGCAAGACCGAAGCAGTTATCATGAGCGCGGAAGAGTTTGAGGGCTGGGGTGAAACCCTGGATATCCTTTCAAATTCAGCGGAAATGAGCGCTTTAACCAGAGCGGAAAAGCAGATGAAACAGGGGAAAGGCAAAAGCCTGAATGAGATCGTCGAGGGGAAATAG
- a CDS encoding DUF4116 domain-containing protein, whose product MNTSRIGMSVRYMYRRIGQALLLSSALAGCGTTFRINQANWGPRIDSVGTEESILSSISRNWHEYERLDEQQKTDHEIALAAISQNREAFHLFPNKLKSDKNFLCACFEANPSVYPMIPSPPTEMTDKYNKLASDLGQLGIIHGERFINLSIKEIQEIINNRTDLTPDGRRLAVIVFPDKDGNGAFKKPPIAELMERGYRVVYYEIKQDNELIQAVTENGQRQKIDLLFIGGHGDRTHVAFGGADPAKGLKSYDESLYLDLSDLAKLRPLTGYLKDKESVIILYSCSTGEGMDKETNIANMLKIIFSKSYIYSPTISVELDSLFFDENNRVDGALWKAPSSEYPKAINVWGVGIIKTYMISPH is encoded by the coding sequence ATGAACACATCAAGAATTGGAATGTCCGTTAGATATATGTACCGTCGAATCGGTCAGGCACTGCTTTTGTCTTCCGCGCTGGCCGGTTGCGGAACGACTTTTAGGATCAATCAAGCAAATTGGGGGCCGCGAATTGATTCGGTTGGAACAGAAGAATCCATTCTTTCTTCGATAAGCAGAAACTGGCACGAGTACGAACGCCTGGATGAACAACAAAAAACCGACCACGAGATCGCCCTGGCGGCAATAAGTCAAAATCGAGAAGCTTTTCACCTTTTTCCAAATAAATTAAAATCGGACAAGAATTTCCTTTGTGCTTGTTTTGAGGCGAATCCCAGCGTTTACCCAATGATCCCCTCCCCACCGACGGAAATGACGGACAAATATAATAAGCTTGCTTCTGATCTGGGCCAACTGGGCATCATTCACGGCGAGAGATTCATTAATTTAAGTATCAAGGAAATCCAGGAAATAATAAATAACCGGACTGATCTAACGCCGGATGGCAGACGCTTGGCAGTTATAGTCTTCCCGGATAAGGATGGGAATGGAGCCTTTAAAAAGCCTCCAATCGCGGAGCTGATGGAAAGAGGCTACCGAGTCGTTTATTATGAAATTAAGCAAGATAATGAGCTGATCCAGGCTGTTACAGAAAACGGACAACGCCAAAAGATCGATCTACTGTTCATTGGCGGACATGGGGACAGAACTCATGTTGCTTTTGGCGGAGCGGATCCAGCCAAGGGCCTGAAGTCATACGATGAATCATTGTATCTCGACCTTTCCGATCTCGCTAAGTTGCGGCCGTTAACAGGTTACTTAAAGGACAAAGAAAGCGTTATTATTCTTTACAGTTGCTCGACCGGCGAAGGCATGGATAAAGAGACCAATATAGCTAATATGCTTAAAATTATTTTCTCAAAAAGTTATATCTACTCTCCCACGATTTCTGTCGAGCTGGACTCGCTGTTTTTTGATGAAAATAATAGGGTGGACGGCGCATTATGGAAAGCCCCGTCAAGTGAATACCCTAAGGCAATTAATGTTTGGGGTGTTGGCATCATTAAAACTTACATGATCTCTCCCCATTGA
- the dapF gene encoding diaminopimelate epimerase: MPPTLNFTKMHGLGNDFVLIDSRKTDLAGVDLKDLAAKLCDRHFGVGADGLLIVWPSKIAHYRMQVINSDGSEAEMCGNGIRCFARYVYETDQLKEEVISVETLAGTLLPAVILENGRLIAVEVDMGLPKDEGEVKLHGKTFRQISMGNPHAVTFVNDFNEIDLGELGPLIEHNGHFPNRTNVEFVKVLGQDKIEVVVWERGAGETLACGTGACAAVVAAVLAGQTGRRVLVQLPGGNLDIEWAEDNHVLMRGPAEKVFEGKYSL; encoded by the coding sequence TTCGTCTTAATTGACAGCCGGAAAACCGACTTGGCCGGCGTCGACTTGAAAGATCTGGCCGCCAAGCTCTGTGACCGGCATTTTGGCGTCGGGGCCGACGGCCTGCTGATCGTCTGGCCGTCAAAGATCGCCCATTACCGGATGCAGGTCATCAATTCCGACGGCAGTGAAGCCGAAATGTGCGGCAACGGGATCCGCTGTTTCGCCCGATATGTCTATGAAACTGACCAACTGAAAGAAGAAGTGATCTCGGTCGAAACCCTCGCCGGGACCCTGTTGCCGGCCGTGATCTTGGAGAATGGCCGCTTGATCGCTGTTGAAGTCGACATGGGCTTACCCAAGGATGAGGGGGAAGTCAAACTGCACGGCAAAACCTTCCGCCAGATCTCGATGGGGAACCCCCACGCCGTAACCTTCGTCAACGACTTCAACGAGATCGACCTGGGAGAGCTCGGGCCGTTGATCGAGCATAACGGCCACTTCCCCAACCGGACCAATGTCGAGTTTGTTAAAGTGCTCGGTCAGGATAAGATCGAAGTGGTCGTTTGGGAACGGGGCGCGGGAGAAACACTGGCTTGCGGCACGGGCGCCTGCGCCGCGGTCGTCGCCGCCGTCCTGGCCGGCCAGACCGGCCGGCGGGTACTGGTCCAGCTCCCCGGCGGGAACCTCGATATCGAATGGGCCGAAGATAATCATGTCCTGATGCGCGGCCCGGCGGAAAAAGTGTTTGAAGGAAAGTATTCTCTGTAA